A stretch of DNA from Arachis hypogaea cultivar Tifrunner chromosome 19, arahy.Tifrunner.gnm2.J5K5, whole genome shotgun sequence:
taaacgagatgatttttcacgtatctcgtttacagtgtaaacgagatacggaAAGTAAGGCTggcacatgtatatatatatatataagacaaaTATTCAGCATCTATAAAAAGATATGTAACCATTGGTATTCTTCACACACATCTATATCCTTTTTCTATCTTCTCTTTGTCTCAAAAACAAAGCTGAATGACCAGTAACAATCCATTCGTAATTGTACTTCTTTGTCTGAATTATCGTATGAGAAATGGCGACAACGGGGTGACATTTGAGTGTCAGGATCCGATATTATTTCACACTCAGCGTGTGGAGACGTTATCggatttgaagagtttgatattgagcaaggTTGGTGGGACACAAGCGAGGAAAATCAGAAGGGTGTCGTATAGGTTGCTGGCACCCATGGGAAATGGAGTCTTTCGGTTTCGACTATTCCGACTGCACGGGGACGAGCATGTGCGACTAATGTTCGACATTCATAGGAGGATCATGTGTGAACAGGTAATGGAGCTGTCCGCTGAGGTGGGTCACGGTGGTAGTGGGGTTCTGCACACGAAACCTATGTGCAGGACGACCGACCTCTTGCACCACCGCCCATTCATGTCGCGATTCCGGAGCATGAGGCAAAGGAGGGTAAGGAGGAGTCGGATGCGGATTATGTGGCAGACAGTGGAGACAGAGAGTCTTCCGATGGTGGAGATGAAGATGAGTTTGTGCCGGAGACACCTGCAGGGGCTGTGCCGCGCCATGTGCTGCCTCCACCTCACCCGATTTCGGCGCTATCGGTTGTGCCAAGTCACTATCACAGTCTAGATCTGGATGCCATGCATGAGAGGATCCCAATTTCTGACACCTGTGGAGTGGATTACAACCTAGACGGTGGTGTGGAGTTTCGGGTCGGACACAGGTTCAGAAGCCGAGAGGCGGTGCTTCAAggtgtgaagaactacagtattcgCAGGAGTGCTGAGTACCGGGTGATCGAGTCCGACcggttaaagtaccatgtgcagtgCTGTCAAGCCGACAGTGGGTGTCAATGGAGCCTCCGTGTGGCCCTTTGTCAGAATCTCGGATACTGGTAATTTCAACTTTAATTGTGAATTTGAGTAGTTTTGTATGATATGTTATTTTGGTTATAGATGTTGtgtaagaataaattttttgttgtgaTTAGGGAGGTTCGGATGTTTGGTGGACCACACAGTTGTCTGGTACCCACCATGTCTCAAGACCATCGTCAGTTAGATAGCAGTCTCATCTGCAGAGTCATATTGCCCTTGATTTAGTCCAACTCGTCTGTGAGTATCCTGGTGTTGCAGGGTGCGGTCCAGgcaagctatcacttcaaaccgTCATACAGAAAGGTGTGGATGGCAAAGCAGAAGGCAATTGAACGGATCTACGGTGATTGGAAAGAGTCGTACAACAAGGTGCCGAAACTGCTTCAGACACTGTAGAGCTGTTTCTCCAGCACCATATGTGACATACGCGTTAAACCGTACTACGAAGGACACCTCATGGTGCCATCTATCGTACCACTCCTTCACCTTGAGCGGCCACCATACATCCTCACCTCGACCAATAGTAGTCAGGTACCTGTCAATGAAGATGGTGTGTTAAATACCTCCTTTAAGTCATAATAACTGAAATCTTTTAACAGATAAGTAAGTAGAAATATAGCATCAATCTCACCTATCAAGATTTATCGGAGTCCCTGGTACCTGCTACTCTCCAATGAACTGCTGTTTCACCCGATCTACATGGTGAAATCGGACGATATTGAAGCACAATAGGGGAACGGCTGACAACCATGTCCCCCACTCCTCCTCCTCACGAAACCAGGGCGGACACAAAGCCTGCAGGGCAGGGTCATCGTAGACTTTCCATGCAAACTGAAGAAAGAAAGTTTTCAACATAACACAAATACAATTATTATACGAAATCTCTCGAATTATCCATATAACAAGCATACTAAAGCATACGATATCTATCTAATTatccaaaataaaaacatatgtaTTTTACAACTAACCTCGTCGAAACGTAGCCGGTCGAGGGAAACCCTCCAACGCAGGACCCTGGCCTCATGCTGATCCCTACTCTGTTGCGGCAATCTAACCAACCTAACACATCGAAGGAGAGCATAAAGGGCTCGTTAAGTAACATAACAAAAGATTTAACAACATTATTTAACTCAAATACATACAAAGACATTTCTCACCTCGTAGCCAACGGATACTGGTAGACGCCTCTATCTGGTGGACACCACTGGGGGAATCTCTGATAAATCCAAGACATCAACAACGGAGTGCAGCCATTGATATCCGTGACGTCCCGCTGAGCCGCCAAAGAAAGGGATTGATACATCCAGACCAGCACAGCCGAGCCCCAGAAAAACGCTCTACACTCCGCAAAGTCCTAAAGCAACGGTAGCCAACGAAGGTGCACCAGATTTGTTGGACTTGTCGGTTATCAGATACCCTCCGATCAGTAACATGATATAACACCTAGCGTACTGTCGGAAGGACTCGGGATCCTCTGTCTGGGGCATCTGGTGGACACGATCCCGTAGCCACACAAGCTTCAGCGTGAACGACTCCTTCCTCTATGCCACCTCCTGTGCTGCCACGGGAGGCCTGACACCGAGGAGCTGCTCCACCAATGCCTACGTCTCTGTATGGTACCACCTACCAAAGTCACGGAGGCACCCCTGACGGAGATACCGTGTGCGCGTAGGCCTAGGTGGTACGCCACATCCTACAGGGTGATAGTGACCTCACCCCACGGGAGATGAAACATGTGCGTCTCTGGACGCCATCGCTCCACCAGTGCTGAAATCAAGGAATTGTCAAAAATAAAATTCCTGAGGGGCACGGTGTCGCCGAATCCGGCCTCAACCAGATACGGGACGATGGCGTCCGGTGGAGGTAAAGTATGGCTCACTCGCCGAGGCAGTAGGAGGCGAGGCCTCTAAATAATGAcaaccaaaaataatatttaaattatataaaatcaattataacttataaattattttttaacattttaaaaaattaattttacttttgataatatttatctctcaaaagtctcaagattaattatttttattattacttttattacaaattaaataatataatacaacaaaataaaatcttaaatttctaataaaataaaaatatcaaaatttattaatgtaaacAGTGTTATACTATAATggcattaaatttataaatactaaCAACATAGCACATGAATAACAGAGTTCCaaactaataatatttatgtCATACCAACCTAGCACAAGCGGATAGAGTTCTAAATTAAGCCTACAGACCTAACTCCTAACTCATATACCAACGTTCCAGATCTTCATGACTAGCCTAACAATGGCAACATCATTAAATTTAACAACCATGACGAAACTAACCTCGAAGTCGGCCGCTCCGGCGTAATGTGTCGTCTCGTTCAGCCTGTTTATGTCCACGTCATTCTCCACTTGGCGCGCCATCACCGTTTGGGTCAAATGTATAGTCAAAAAGGGTTAAAAGAGGGGAGAAAGATGTTGACAAAGTCAAATTGGAGCCCGCAAGTCAGCTGTAAACAACTATATAGAGGCGTACACAGGTCATatatcgtttacagtgtaaataagATGACAATGCgtatatttcgtttacactgtaaacgagatatacacgtgtCACGCTGATgtgtcatatctcgtttacactgtaaacgagatatggcaAGAAAATTTAAATCGGTAAATtctctaaaaaatatttattttcgtaattattatatttattttatttattaaaacaaaaaatcccTAGAATACATTGTAATAAAATCAAGGAAGTTTTTCATTATCTTCCTAAAAAAGTTGATATAGAATTATTTCACTTGTATGAATCCCAGTAACAAATAGTTATGCAAATGCAATACATTTTTTTGATTCCCGTAAATGGGAATTGATGTTCAACAACTTATGCAAATGCAATACATTTTTTTGATTCCCGTAAATGGGAATTGATGTTCAACAAATTACTCAAGTGATAATTTGATagatttattaacaaaattactTCTGATATCTTTTGTTAAAAATTTGTTACATAAAATTAGACGTAGACTTTGATatcttaaatattattattaggaGGGATTAACCAACTATAATGTCTCCAAATTttattatcaacaaaaatattcttaaataattttaaaatatgtcAAAACTACTTAAGATAGACATGGCATGTAAACGTTTGAGTGATGTGGCAAACAAAGTAACTTATGTGGCAAACGGAACAATGATGTAGCCCATACTCTCTTCTCCTATCTCTTCCC
This window harbors:
- the LOC112778027 gene encoding protein MAINTENANCE OF MERISTEMS-like encodes the protein MARQVENDVDINRLNETTHYAGAADFEVSFVMVVKFNDVAIVRLVMKIWNRPRLLLPRRVSHTLPPPDAIVPYLVEAGFGDTVPLRNFIFDNSLISALVERWRPETHMFHLPWGEVVPYRDVGIGGAAPRCQASRGSTGGGIEEGVVHAEACVATGSCPPDAPDRGSRVLPTDFAECRAFFWGSAVLVWMYQSLSLAAQRDVTDINGCTPLLMSWIYQRFPQWCPPDRGVYQYPLATRLVRLPQQSRDQHEARVLRWRVSLDRLRFDEFAWKVYDDPALQALCPPWFREEEEWGTWLSAVPLLCFNIVRFHHVDRVKQQFIGE